The Methanobacterium bryantii genome includes the window ATCAACTATCATTTTTATCCACATTAAGGCTACCATTGCTCCTGAAAATATTAGGAACGCACCTGCTATTTTGCTGGTCTTTCCATGGGTTATACTTTCCTTGATAGTTTTTACATTCAGTGATAACAGCCCATAAATGAAAGTGTACAGTGATAGAGAAAACAAAGCCACGTAAACCAGGAATAACTGATTATATGATGCTAAAAATGACATTGATGCGTAAGAATAAAGGAAGTAAAACAGAGTTCCCATCCAGATTAAATTGCCTTTAAGCGAATTCTTTTGGATTAAATAAAGAGATCCCATAAGTACTGGAATACCTATTATCAGTGTAATTAAGTCCTGGCCCATAGCTTGAGCTGTCATGGAAATTGTTTCGTGTTTATACAGTCCTTTCCAGAATAAGCCGGATAGAGTTGCTATGCCTGCAAGAACAGCGATAAAAATTGAATTTATATATACTACTTTTTTGTCCATTTTTTCCCTCCAAAGGTAATATATTACTTGTATAGGTAATATATTACCAAAGTATATAAAGGTTGTGGTTATGATTTAAATACTATAAATAAAGACTTTAAAATGAATATAAACATAAAATAAGAGGTATGGTATCTTATATTTATTGAAAATGCGCATATTTTTGTATTTTTTAGATTTAAAATTAAAATTTTAGTTAGAATTAAAAATCAAAAATATAATGCTCTCAACAGAGCATTATTTCCTTTATAACCCAATTAACTTTCTTGATGTATTGATCCTGTTAAATAACCACCTAAAGCAATTACACCAAGAATAACTGGATAGACAATAAGTCTTTCAGCTCCACCTGTACCAAATACCATAAAAGGGCTCGAGTCCTGCAGAATAATCACAAGCAGAATATCAATAAAGGCAACTGCACCAAGAATTATAAGAACATATTTGAGAAGTGAATCCCGTAAAATAGTGAAAGACGTCAACATGGCTAAGCTTCCAAAGATAAAGGATGTCATTGCAAAAATAACATGTGCATTTCCACTGTATCCTGGGAATATGCCTACTCCCATAGCCCCAATTCCAAGAATGCCCAAAAATGCAGGGAAAATTCTGCTCTGATATCGTTTATATATAAAGTAAGCAGCTATAAAAACCAGTAAACCTGCTATAAATACCGTTACATTGAAAATAGTTGCTGAAGGTTCATGTATGGGTAAATCAGCCAGGGAACTGAGATCATATTTTGCTGTATTATAGCCAGGATACAAAGTTTCAGCAACACTTACAAGTAACATAAACTGAATACCGCTAATAACCATTAATAAACCGGCTGTTTTTTGGTAACGAATTGATTTTGCTTCAGTTTTAGATATCATTTTTATGCTCCATTAACGTAATTACATCACGCGACACATTTTAGCTGTGACCTAGACCATATTGAAATTAAGTCAGCCCTGTCCTAGCAAAGCGTTTACAAATTCATTAGCCTTTTGATTGATGGTGTTTGTATCTACAAACTTCATTACATCATCTACCTGGTATATATTGGTATTATTCAAAGCTATTTCTTTTTTGATGAATGCAGTATTATTACTGTTTGCAGTTACTGATCCTGTGGTAAATATGCCAATTTTTGCTTCTTTAGGCGGAGTTATATCTGATAAATAGGACTGTAATGAACTTGCAGGTTGTCCAGCATAAACCGGCCCTCCAATAACAATAACGTTGTATCCTGCCGTGTTCATGACGTTTGAACTTTTGATCCCTGCTAAAGTGACTGTATACCCTTTTGACTGTAAATCACCCGCAATTACTGCGGCCGCGTTTTTCGCTGTTCCTGTAATTCCTGGATCGTAAACTACTAATGCTTTTCCAGCTGAGGTTCCGTTGGGATTTAAAGTTTGTGAACCTGTTGCTGTATAGCTCATAACATCTCCCATTACAAGACCTATAGATGCGAAAGCTATCAGAACGATTAAAACTATTCCTAGTCCAACATATTTTGCTACTTTCTTCTTTTCCATTTTGATCCCCTTTTTCTAATATGGTATGGAGTTGTAGCGATGCTCTATTTATAGTTCACTGGATTAAATTTTTAAAAATGATATAAATATTTTAAAACTTAGTAATGATGTTTAAAATTAATCACATGAACCATAGCTTTGGTTAAAATATTAAAAAATAGTTAAACAATTGTTATTTTAAAAATAAAAAGAGTTTAATTTTAAGATGTTACCTTAGAATTTCCATGAATCTGGAGCCTTTATCGTTGAGTGAGTATTTGTTACCTTCACTGTTAATTAAATCAGCGCTTTCAAGCTCATGCAAATACTGGTTGATGGTTAATTTTGAATATGTATCTTTCCTGCCCCTGGCTCCTGATTCTCTGGTTAAATGGCTTACAACGTCGTCAGGCTTGGACGGGTTATGGTCATGTAAATATTCCATTATCTGCTTTTTAACGTGAGTAAATGCATGTGAAGTACTCACTGGCAATAATATAAGTTTATTATTATCTAAAACGTAGAATGGAATTGTTTTTTGGAGTTGAGCTAGATAATAAGTCACATAAATGTCGAGTTCATTTTCGCCTGCAATGAAGCATGGCTCTGGGGCAAGGTTAAAAACACATTTAATATCCTGCAGTATTTCGAAGAAGTCTCCTTCTAAAAATTTGATAGTGTATCCCTCTCTTTCAACATTTAAGAGCCCGTGAATATCGCCTTTGGTTAAAATTATCACGTTTTCAGCTTCAATTTCTTTCTTTTTAAGAATAAAATGAATATCTTCAGGATCTTTAATTGTTGTTATAATATCTGGCATGGAAAACACCTCGCGTTTAATATTATGTTAACTTAATGTAATAAAATTATAGTTTTTATTACTACTTTAAACTGAATATATGAATATAATGGTCCGTTGCAAATTAAAAGGGAGTATAAGAGTTTAAAAGGAAGTGAATACATGTTTTAATAGTTTAATTAAGTTAACAGGCTAGAAACTGCCAAAATTTAAATCCAATTAAATAAACATGAATCCTCTAATAAGGAAGAAAAAGCCCAGAATTAGATATACTATAGTTGTAAAATAGTCACTGTAATTAATTATCCAGTTACGGGCAGGAGTTAATATTTTCCTTGCTTTACTTGCAAATATTAAATAAATAATGAACGATATTTCGGCCACTAAAAGTGTAATAATACCTAATATGATAACTGTTTCTGCAGCTAGCGCAAATCCTGGATTCGAAAGCCCAATAAGAGTGCCTGCCTGAAGTACAAGAATATCTGTAACGAAACTGGCCAGGAAAGCGATAAATCCAAAGTAGAAAAATTTTATGAAGGTTGAAGAATTCCTATCTTCTCGAAGTGAACTTATAAATCCAATAAGCCCCCCTTCTCGAGATTCTTCACGGATACAAATACTTTTCAACGCTATAATAACCAGAATACTGCCTAAAACAACTTCTGTTATGGCACCGATGTGGATTGTACCCAGGGCTACAGCAGAAAGGCCACTGCCAATATACATGCCTGAAAATGCCACAATAAGGAAAAATATAATCGCGCCAAACAAATAGGAGAATGAAGCTAAGCGCGGGCTTCTTGTGGGAGAAACAGTAGTTAATATTGTGGCTAAGATAACAGGGCTTACTGCTGCACCTAGGGCATAGGGTAGAATGCTGGCAATTAAGGAGTTCAGTTCAGGCATTAGTTATATTATGTTCTTTGATAGTAATAAATTTGTATGTTTTATTACTAAGGTGTAGGCATATGTCATGATCCGGATAAATTAAAATTAGTTGAATATGTTAATCTGGAATAAATACAAATGTGAGCATTATAAAATTTTAATCAAAAATAGAATTAGGCGCCGGCTCCTTTCCAACTTGTTAATTATATGGGGCACAGCGGGATGAATTATAAATAACTACTTTTAGAACAAGATTTGAGACATAAATTATTATAATCCAATTAATTTTTAAAATTAGATTAATATTTAGCTTATATGTAAAAATAAGTGTTTTAAAGTATTTAAAATATATAAAATTAGTTTTGGTTTCTTTCTAACTTGTTAGTTATATGGGACACAGCAAAGGAATATAAGCTAAAGAAGATCCATTTAAAATAAAATCATAATCCACTAATTGAGAATATCTATTAAAACTCAAAAATAGGCATGTAAAAATATCAGAAATAGACTTGATTGGGTATGTTTCCAACTTGTTAGTTATGTGGGACACAGTGGATTAAATGTATCAGATAATATTATAGTTTATGATCTAATTTTGAAAAATCAAGTAAATATTCATCTAAAATGTAAAATTAGACATTATAAAATTTTAATTAAAACTAGAATTAATTGTTGGTATGTTCCAACTTATTGTTTATATGGGACACAGCGAGATTTTTTGGTGTACAAATTTTAATAGATAAGTTTCTTTAAAATAAGAATTTGAAGCTATGACGGATTGTAATTCCGCTAATCTTTAAAACAAGATAAAAGTTTACTTAAAATATAAAATTAATGTATTAAATCATTATTAGAAAAAGAAATAATCAACTGCTGGCTTCTCTCCAACTTGTTAGTTATATGGGACACAGCGGGACTATTCTCCATCCATAATGTATCCTGCATTAAACTTTAATTTAAAGGTTTTTTCATAATATTGCTCTGCTCTAGGCGATATAGTACTAATTGACCTGTCAGTGAGTTTTCCTGAGCAGTAGTCATCTAGATTAGAGCGTAAATCAGGATTAAGTGATGCATTATTTTTAGTAAATGCAGTGTAAAGGCATATGGAGGATAGAATTACTTCTATTTTACAGTTACCGCAGAGATTTTTCATGGCCCTGTCCTGGTTCATGATGTATATGACCATTTCTTTGGCATCTATAATTGAGTAGGGATCCATTTTAATTAAACTGCCGATAATATCGATATATGAATGATATTTTTCTGTTCTTTGCTTTCTTTTCTTCTCGGCCTCATAGTTTCTGTCGTATTTTCCGTAAGATTTTTTTGAAAGCTGTTTAATGTGGTTCCAGGTTTTATATTCATCTTTAGATGGGTTGATAAAAGAAGGGTCTTTATATTTGTTGTCCTGGTTTAAATCAATGGAATCTCTAAAAGAAACGTAGCTCTGAGTTTTAGCTAATTCCGACACGTGTTTGGTATATCCGCATGCAATACATTTATAGGAATCACTGTATGGATTAAAACATGTTTTAATGCCGCATTTTGGGCATTTTGGGGCATTCCCCATGGTAGAGTACTGTTCGAAAGAGTCTAGCTCAAGTGTTTTGATCATGCTGTTAACGCTCCAAATACCATGCTTTTTTCAGTTAAGGTATAAGTAACTGGAATTATCCTTTTTCCATAATTTAGAAAAGGGGGATTATAATAGCTTAAATCAACTTATCTAGATTCAAATTATACATTTTCAGTTTAAAAAACTTTTGCACTTCCTATAAATGTAAATATATATTAGCTAGTGATACTTTCAAAAATGAAAAGACAGTATAAACACGATTAAAATAAAGTATCTGCTAAAATTATTTTTGCATAAATAAAATTATCTTAAAGTTTCAGCCTTTATAACCTTTACTTACAAATGCATTTCCCCGGAGCAAAAATCTCCATAATTTATCCCTGTATTCCTCAGCATAATCAATATTAACTCTGGGTGCAGTTATAACCTCTTCGTCACTCCTTAAACCAGTTTGATCTGTAATAAAAATTTCATCTTCACATAAATCAATTCCATTAAGAGAAGTATTGATATTCATGGCCTGGCAGAGCTTTGAGGGACCGTTAGTCAGATTTTTAAGATTACTTTTCCTGCTATCTGAAATATCAATTTTCCGCCGTTTTGCCATTAATTCCAGACCTTCCACAGGTTCTAATGCCCGGATAAGCACTGCTTGAGGTATTCCTTCTTTCTGCGTTACCACGTTAATGCAGTAATTATAACCGTGCAGCTGGTAAATATAGGCAAATCCTCCTGTTTTATACAGAGGGTCCATTCTCGGTGTATGCCTGCCTCTGTAAGAATGTGCACCTTTATCTTCGGGGCCAATATAAGCTTCTGTTTCTACAATTCTACCTTTAGTTATGTTTTCGGGAGTTATATGTACTAAAACACAGCCTAAGAGTTCTCTGGCCACAATCAACGTGTTTCTTTCATAAAATGATCTCTCAAGCTTCATTTACATCAGCTATTTATATTTCGTTTAAAAGAGAATAATGTAACGGATATTATTAATGGAAATGTTATTTAACATTTAAAATGGAGAATTTTTATGAATATAACTGAAATGTTTTCTGATTCGTATATCTCGTATCCTTTTTCTAATTCCAAGAGGATACTGGGATTGGGGCTTTTATTTTGTTCTGGCGTATTTCTAATTGTACCTGCGGTATTTGCAGGCGGGTACCTTATGAGGATAATTGAAAACACAATAGAAGGCAACTATGAGCTGCCCCCATTTGAAAACTGGAAAGGTATGTTTATTGATGGTTTGAAAGTCGCTGCAGTGGTAATATTTTTCATGTTACCGGGATTGATTTCTGAATTTGCATTGTTTGTGCTCGTAAAAATTGGATATGCAACTTTGAATCCGGGGCTCATGATCGGACTTTTTATGCTTACATCGTTGTTTTATACTTCAGCTTATATCTTAAGTATTACAGCAATACCCCGTATGGTTTATAAAAATCAATTAAGAGCAGCTTTTGATTTTAAAATGGTGTTCAAGGATATAA containing:
- a CDS encoding DUF4013 domain-containing protein; the encoded protein is MNITEMFSDSYISYPFSNSKRILGLGLLFCSGVFLIVPAVFAGGYLMRIIENTIEGNYELPPFENWKGMFIDGLKVAAVVIFFMLPGLISEFALFVLVKIGYATLNPGLMIGLFMLTSLFYTSAYILSITAIPRMVYKNQLRAAFDFKMVFKDIKCIGLKKYALSLTGLSIMAAYLILFAGFLHMIFYSVGAMISLNIYITDFAANLLIYPLIIASQGRFMGLIYLERFQVHD
- a CDS encoding DNA-3-methyladenine glycosylase encodes the protein MKLERSFYERNTLIVARELLGCVLVHITPENITKGRIVETEAYIGPEDKGAHSYRGRHTPRMDPLYKTGGFAYIYQLHGYNYCINVVTQKEGIPQAVLIRALEPVEGLELMAKRRKIDISDSRKSNLKNLTNGPSKLCQAMNINTSLNGIDLCEDEIFITDQTGLRSDEEVITAPRVNIDYAEEYRDKLWRFLLRGNAFVSKGYKG
- a CDS encoding flavodoxin family protein; this encodes MEKKKVAKYVGLGIVLIVLIAFASIGLVMGDVMSYTATGSQTLNPNGTSAGKALVVYDPGITGTAKNAAAVIAGDLQSKGYTVTLAGIKSSNVMNTAGYNVIVIGGPVYAGQPASSLQSYLSDITPPKEAKIGIFTTGSVTANSNNTAFIKKEIALNNTNIYQVDDVMKFVDTNTINQKANEFVNALLGQG
- a CDS encoding DUF998 domain-containing protein, which codes for MISKTEAKSIRYQKTAGLLMVISGIQFMLLVSVAETLYPGYNTAKYDLSSLADLPIHEPSATIFNVTVFIAGLLVFIAAYFIYKRYQSRIFPAFLGILGIGAMGVGIFPGYSGNAHVIFAMTSFIFGSLAMLTSFTILRDSLLKYVLIILGAVAFIDILLVIILQDSSPFMVFGTGGAERLIVYPVILGVIALGGYLTGSIHQES
- a CDS encoding GAP family protein, encoding MPELNSLIASILPYALGAAVSPVILATILTTVSPTRSPRLASFSYLFGAIIFFLIVAFSGMYIGSGLSAVALGTIHIGAITEVVLGSILVIIALKSICIREESREGGLIGFISSLREDRNSSTFIKFFYFGFIAFLASFVTDILVLQAGTLIGLSNPGFALAAETVIILGIITLLVAEISFIIYLIFASKARKILTPARNWIINYSDYFTTIVYLILGFFFLIRGFMFI
- a CDS encoding helix-turn-helix domain-containing protein, producing MPDIITTIKDPEDIHFILKKKEIEAENVIILTKGDIHGLLNVEREGYTIKFLEGDFFEILQDIKCVFNLAPEPCFIAGENELDIYVTYYLAQLQKTIPFYVLDNNKLILLPVSTSHAFTHVKKQIMEYLHDHNPSKPDDVVSHLTRESGARGRKDTYSKLTINQYLHELESADLINSEGNKYSLNDKGSRFMEILR